One part of the Arabidopsis thaliana chromosome 1 sequence genome encodes these proteins:
- the GT-1 gene encoding Homeodomain-like superfamily protein yields MFISDKSRPTDFYKDDHHNSSTTSTTRDMMIDVLTTTNESVDLQSHHHHNHHNHHLHQSQPQQQILLGESSGEDHEVKAPKKRAETWVQDETRSLIMFRRGMDGLFNTSKSNKHLWEQISSKMREKGFDRSPTMCTDKWRNLLKEFKKAKHHDRGNGSAKMSYYKEIEDILRERSKKVTPPQYNKSPNTPPTSAKVDSFMQFTDKGFDDTSISFGSVEGTYLSLLVCLL; encoded by the exons TTTCCGACAAATCTCGTCCTACTGATTTCTACAAAGACGATCATCACAATTCCTCCACCACCAGCACCACACGCGATATGATGATCGATGTACTCACCACTACCAACGAATCAGTAGATCTACAAtctcaccaccaccacaatCACCAcaatcatcatctccaccaaTCTCAGCCACAACAACAGATTCTCCTCGGAGAAAGCAGTGGAGAAGATCACGAAGTTAAAGCACCAAAGAAACGAGCGGAGACATGGGTTCAAGACGAAACTCGTAGCTTAATCATGTTCCGTAGAGGTATGGATGGTTTATTCAATACATCCAAATCTAATAAACATCTCTGGGAACAGATTTCGTCTAAGATGAGAGAAAAAGGGTTTGATCGATCTCCGACTATGTGTACTGATAAATGGAGGAATCTGTTGAAAGAGTTTAAGAAAGCTAAGCATCATGATAGAGGAAATGGATCGGCGAAGATGTCGTATTACAAAGAGATTGAAGATATTCTTAGAGAGAGGAGCAAAAAAGTGACACCACCACAGTATAATAAGAGCCCTAATACACCACCTACATCAGCCAAAGTTGATTCCTTTATGCAATTTACTGATAAAG GTTTTGATGATACGAGCATTTCTTTTGGATCCGTTGAAGGTACTTATCTATCACTAttagtttgtttattataG
- the GT-1 gene encoding Homeodomain-like superfamily protein (Homeodomain-like superfamily protein; CONTAINS InterPro DOMAIN/s: SANT, DNA-binding (InterPro:IPR001005), MYB-like (InterPro:IPR017877); BEST Arabidopsis thaliana protein match is: Homeodomain-like superfamily protein (TAIR:AT3G25990.1); Has 30201 Blast hits to 17322 proteins in 780 species: Archae - 12; Bacteria - 1396; Metazoa - 17338; Fungi - 3422; Plants - 5037; Viruses - 0; Other Eukaryotes - 2996 (source: NCBI BLink).) produces the protein MFISDKSRPTDFYKDDHHNSSTTSTTRDMMIDVLTTTNESVDLQSHHHHNHHNHHLHQSQPQQQILLGESSGEDHEVKAPKKRAETWVQDETRSLIMFRRGMDGLFNTSKSNKHLWEQISSKMREKGFDRSPTMCTDKWRNLLKEFKKAKHHDRGNGSAKMSYYKEIEDILRERSKKVTPPQYNKSPNTPPTSAKVDSFMQFTDKGFDDTSISFGSVEANGRPALNLERRLDHDGHPLAITTAVDAVAANGVTPWNWRETPGNGKSSEKAYINLSLKV, from the exons TTTCCGACAAATCTCGTCCTACTGATTTCTACAAAGACGATCATCACAATTCCTCCACCACCAGCACCACACGCGATATGATGATCGATGTACTCACCACTACCAACGAATCAGTAGATCTACAAtctcaccaccaccacaatCACCAcaatcatcatctccaccaaTCTCAGCCACAACAACAGATTCTCCTCGGAGAAAGCAGTGGAGAAGATCACGAAGTTAAAGCACCAAAGAAACGAGCGGAGACATGGGTTCAAGACGAAACTCGTAGCTTAATCATGTTCCGTAGAGGTATGGATGGTTTATTCAATACATCCAAATCTAATAAACATCTCTGGGAACAGATTTCGTCTAAGATGAGAGAAAAAGGGTTTGATCGATCTCCGACTATGTGTACTGATAAATGGAGGAATCTGTTGAAAGAGTTTAAGAAAGCTAAGCATCATGATAGAGGAAATGGATCGGCGAAGATGTCGTATTACAAAGAGATTGAAGATATTCTTAGAGAGAGGAGCAAAAAAGTGACACCACCACAGTATAATAAGAGCCCTAATACACCACCTACATCAGCCAAAGTTGATTCCTTTATGCAATTTACTGATAAAG GTTTTGATGATACGAGCATTTCTTTTGGATCCGTTGAAG CTAATGGCAGGCCAGCCTTAAACCTTGAAAGGCGTCTTGATCATGATGGTCATCCTCTTGCAATCACTACAGCAGTTGATGCTGTTGCAGCAAATGGAGTTACTCCTTGGAATTGGAGAGAGACTCCTGGAAACGGCAAGTCCTCAGAAAAAGCTTATATAAACTTAAGCCTCaaagtttaa
- the GT-1 gene encoding Homeodomain-like superfamily protein (Homeodomain-like superfamily protein; FUNCTIONS IN: sequence-specific DNA binding transcription factor activity; INVOLVED IN: regulation of transcription; LOCATED IN: nucleus; EXPRESSED IN: 24 plant structures; EXPRESSED DURING: 14 growth stages; CONTAINS InterPro DOMAIN/s: SANT, DNA-binding (InterPro:IPR001005), MYB-like (InterPro:IPR017877); BEST Arabidopsis thaliana protein match is: Homeodomain-like superfamily protein (TAIR:AT3G25990.1); Has 629 Blast hits to 540 proteins in 66 species: Archae - 0; Bacteria - 1; Metazoa - 110; Fungi - 7; Plants - 508; Viruses - 0; Other Eukaryotes - 3 (source: NCBI BLink).) encodes MFISDKSRPTDFYKDDHHNSSTTSTTRDMMIDVLTTTNESVDLQSHHHHNHHNHHLHQSQPQQQILLGESSGEDHEVKAPKKRAETWVQDETRSLIMFRRGMDGLFNTSKSNKHLWEQISSKMREKGFDRSPTMCTDKWRNLLKEFKKAKHHDRGNGSAKMSYYKEIEDILRERSKKVTPPQYNKSPNTPPTSAKVDSFMQFTDKGFDDTSISFGSVEANGRPALNLERRLDHDGHPLAITTAVDAVAANGVTPWNWRETPGNGDDSHGQPFGGRVITVKFGDYTRRIGVDGSAEAIKEVIRSAFGLRTRRAFWLEDEDQIIRCLDRDMPLGNYLLRLDDGLAIRVCHYDESNQLPVHSEEKIFYTEEDYREFLARQGWSSLQVDGFRNIENMDDLQPGAVYRGVR; translated from the exons TTTCCGACAAATCTCGTCCTACTGATTTCTACAAAGACGATCATCACAATTCCTCCACCACCAGCACCACACGCGATATGATGATCGATGTACTCACCACTACCAACGAATCAGTAGATCTACAAtctcaccaccaccacaatCACCAcaatcatcatctccaccaaTCTCAGCCACAACAACAGATTCTCCTCGGAGAAAGCAGTGGAGAAGATCACGAAGTTAAAGCACCAAAGAAACGAGCGGAGACATGGGTTCAAGACGAAACTCGTAGCTTAATCATGTTCCGTAGAGGTATGGATGGTTTATTCAATACATCCAAATCTAATAAACATCTCTGGGAACAGATTTCGTCTAAGATGAGAGAAAAAGGGTTTGATCGATCTCCGACTATGTGTACTGATAAATGGAGGAATCTGTTGAAAGAGTTTAAGAAAGCTAAGCATCATGATAGAGGAAATGGATCGGCGAAGATGTCGTATTACAAAGAGATTGAAGATATTCTTAGAGAGAGGAGCAAAAAAGTGACACCACCACAGTATAATAAGAGCCCTAATACACCACCTACATCAGCCAAAGTTGATTCCTTTATGCAATTTACTGATAAAG GTTTTGATGATACGAGCATTTCTTTTGGATCCGTTGAAG CTAATGGCAGGCCAGCCTTAAACCTTGAAAGGCGTCTTGATCATGATGGTCATCCTCTTGCAATCACTACAGCAGTTGATGCTGTTGCAGCAAATGGAGTTACTCCTTGGAATTGGAGAGAGACTCCTGGAAACG GTGATGATAGTCATGGTCAGCCTTTTGGTGGTAGGGTCATAACAGTGAAATTTGGTGACTATACAAGAAGAATCGGTGTTGATGGTAGTGCAGAAGCAATCAAAGAGGTAATCAGATCTGCTTTTGGGTTAAGAACTCGAAGGGCTTTTTGgttagaagatgaagatcagATTATTCGCTGTCTTGACCGAGACATGCCCTTAGGGAACTATCTACTCCGTCTGGATGATG GACTGGCCATTAGGGTTTGCCATTATGATGAATCCAACCAATTACCAGTCCATTCAGAAGAGAAAATCTTCTACACTGAAGAAGACTACCGCGAGTTTCTGGCTCGACAGGGATGGTCAAGCCTGCAAGTTGATGGTTTTAGGAACATAGAAAACATGGATGATCTTCAACCTGGTGCTGTGTATCGAGGTGTGAGATGA
- the GAPC2 gene encoding glyceraldehyde-3-phosphate dehydrogenase C2 (glyceraldehyde-3-phosphate dehydrogenase C2 (GAPC2); FUNCTIONS IN: copper ion binding, glyceraldehyde-3-phosphate dehydrogenase activity, zinc ion binding; INVOLVED IN: response to oxidative stress, response to cadmium ion, gluconeogenesis, defense response to bacterium, glycolysis; LOCATED IN: cytosol, mitochondrion, chloroplast, plasma membrane, membrane; EXPRESSED IN: 24 plant structures; EXPRESSED DURING: 14 growth stages; CONTAINS InterPro DOMAIN/s: Glyceraldehyde 3-phosphate dehydrogenase, catalytic domain (InterPro:IPR020829), Glyceraldehyde 3-phosphate dehydrogenase subfamily (InterPro:IPR000173), Glyceraldehyde 3-phosphate dehydrogenase family (InterPro:IPR020831), Glyceraldehyde-3-phosphate dehydrogenase, type I (InterPro:IPR006424), Glyceraldehyde 3-phosphate dehydrogenase, NAD(P) binding domain (InterPro:IPR020828); BEST Arabidopsis thaliana protein match is: glyceraldehyde-3-phosphate dehydrogenase C subunit 1 (TAIR:AT3G04120.1); Has 25183 Blast hits to 25173 proteins in 6340 species: Archae - 41; Bacteria - 10793; Metazoa - 2402; Fungi - 2843; Plants - 3866; Viruses - 0; Other Eukaryotes - 5238 (source: NCBI BLink).), whose product MADKKIRIGINGFGRIGRLVARVVLQRDDVELVAVNDPFITTEYMTYMFKYDSVHGQWKHHELKVKDDKTLLFGEKPVTVFGIRNPEDIPWGEAGADFVVESTGVFTDKDKAAAHLKGGAKKVVISAPSKDAPMFVVGVNEHEFGIVEGLMTTVHSITATQKTVDGPSMKDWRGGRAASFNIIPSSTGAAKAVGKVLPSLNGKLTGMSFRVPTVDVSVVDLTVRLEKAATYDEIKKAIKEESEGKMKGILGYTEDDVVSTDFVGDNRSSIFDAKAGIALSDKFVKLVSWYDNEWGYSSRVVDLIVHMSKA is encoded by the exons ATGG CTGACAAGAAGATCAGAATCGGAATCAACG GTTTCGGAAGAATCGGTCGTTTGGTTGCTAGAGTTGTTCTTCAGAGGGATGATGTTGAGCTCGTCGCTGTTAACGATCCTTTCATCACCACCGAGTACATG ACATACATGTTTAAGTATGACAGTGTTCACGGTCAGTGGAAGCACCATGAGCTTAAGGTGAAGGATGACAAAACTCTTCTCTTCGGTGAGAAGCCAGTCACTGTTTTCGGCATCAG gaACCCTGAGGACATCCCATGGGGTGAGGCTGGAGCTGACTTTGTTGTTGAGTCTACTGGTGTCTTCACTGACAAAGACAAGGCTGCTGCTCACTTGAAG GGTGGTGCTAAAAAGGTTGTCATCTCTGCCCCAAGCAAAGATGCGCCCATGTTCGTTGTTGGTGTCAACGAGCACGA GTTTGGCATTGTTGAGGGACTCATGACCACTGTCCACTCTATCACTG CTACTCAGAAGACAGTTGATGGTCCATCAATGAAGGACTGGAGAGGTGGAAGAGCTGCTTCCTTCAACATTATTCCTAGCAGCACTGGTGCCGCCAAG GCTGTTGGGAAAGTGTTGCCATCCCTCAATGGAAAATTGACCGGAATGTCTTTCCGTGTTCCAACCGTTGATGTCTCAGTTGTTGATCTCACCGTTAGACTTGAGAAAGCTGCAACATACGACGAAATCAAGAAGGCCATCAA GGAGGAATCTGAAGGCAAAATGAAGGGAATTTTGGGATACACTGAGGATGATGTTGTGTCTACCGACTTTGTTGGTGACAACAg GTCAAGCATTTTCGATGCCAAGGCTGGGATTGCATTGAGCGACAAGTTTGTGAAGTTGGTGTCATGGTACGACAACGAATGGGGTTACAGTTCTCGTGTCGTTGACCTTATCGTTCACATGTCAAAGGCCTAA
- the GAPC2 gene encoding glyceraldehyde-3-phosphate dehydrogenase C2 (glyceraldehyde-3-phosphate dehydrogenase C2 (GAPC2); FUNCTIONS IN: copper ion binding, glyceraldehyde-3-phosphate dehydrogenase activity, zinc ion binding; INVOLVED IN: response to oxidative stress, response to cadmium ion, gluconeogenesis, defense response to bacterium, glycolysis; LOCATED IN: in 8 components; EXPRESSED IN: 27 plant structures; EXPRESSED DURING: 15 growth stages; CONTAINS InterPro DOMAIN/s: Glyceraldehyde 3-phosphate dehydrogenase subfamily (InterPro:IPR000173), Glyceraldehyde 3-phosphate dehydrogenase family (InterPro:IPR020831), Glyceraldehyde-3-phosphate dehydrogenase, type I (InterPro:IPR006424), Glyceraldehyde 3-phosphate dehydrogenase, active site (InterPro:IPR020830), Glyceraldehyde 3-phosphate dehydrogenase, catalytic domain (InterPro:IPR020829), Glyceraldehyde 3-phosphate dehydrogenase, catalytic domain, subgroup (InterPro:IPR020832), Glyceraldehyde 3-phosphate dehydrogenase, NAD(P) binding domain (InterPro:IPR020828); BEST Arabidopsis thaliana protein match is: glyceraldehyde-3-phosphate dehydrogenase C subunit 1 (TAIR:AT3G04120.1); Has 25382 Blast hits to 25370 proteins in 6374 species: Archae - 87; Bacteria - 10988; Metazoa - 2357; Fungi - 2864; Plants - 3864; Viruses - 0; Other Eukaryotes - 5222 (source: NCBI BLink).) — MADKKIRIGINGFGRIGRLVARVVLQRDDVELVAVNDPFITTEYMTYMFKYDSVHGQWKHHELKVKDDKTLLFGEKPVTVFGIRNPEDIPWGEAGADFVVESTGVFTDKDKAAAHLKGGAKKVVISAPSKDAPMFVVGVNEHEYKSDLDIVSNASCTTNCLAPLAKVINDRFGIVEGLMTTVHSITATQKTVDGPSMKDWRGGRAASFNIIPSSTGAAKAVGKVLPSLNGKLTGMSFRVPTVDVSVVDLTVRLEKAATYDEIKKAIKEESEGKMKGILGYTEDDVVSTDFVGDNRSSIFDAKAGIALSDKFVKLVSWYDNEWGYSSRVVDLIVHMSKA; from the exons ATGG CTGACAAGAAGATCAGAATCGGAATCAACG GTTTCGGAAGAATCGGTCGTTTGGTTGCTAGAGTTGTTCTTCAGAGGGATGATGTTGAGCTCGTCGCTGTTAACGATCCTTTCATCACCACCGAGTACATG ACATACATGTTTAAGTATGACAGTGTTCACGGTCAGTGGAAGCACCATGAGCTTAAGGTGAAGGATGACAAAACTCTTCTCTTCGGTGAGAAGCCAGTCACTGTTTTCGGCATCAG gaACCCTGAGGACATCCCATGGGGTGAGGCTGGAGCTGACTTTGTTGTTGAGTCTACTGGTGTCTTCACTGACAAAGACAAGGCTGCTGCTCACTTGAAG GGTGGTGCTAAAAAGGTTGTCATCTCTGCCCCAAGCAAAGATGCGCCCATGTTCGTTGTTGGTGTCAACGAGCACGAGTACAAGTCTGACCTTGACATTGTTTCCAACGCTAGTTGCACCACTAACTGCCTTGCTCCTCTTGCCAAG GTTATTAATGACAGGTTTGGCATTGTTGAGGGACTCATGACCACTGTCCACTCTATCACTG CTACTCAGAAGACAGTTGATGGTCCATCAATGAAGGACTGGAGAGGTGGAAGAGCTGCTTCCTTCAACATTATTCCTAGCAGCACTGGTGCCGCCAAG GCTGTTGGGAAAGTGTTGCCATCCCTCAATGGAAAATTGACCGGAATGTCTTTCCGTGTTCCAACCGTTGATGTCTCAGTTGTTGATCTCACCGTTAGACTTGAGAAAGCTGCAACATACGACGAAATCAAGAAGGCCATCAA GGAGGAATCTGAAGGCAAAATGAAGGGAATTTTGGGATACACTGAGGATGATGTTGTGTCTACCGACTTTGTTGGTGACAACAg GTCAAGCATTTTCGATGCCAAGGCTGGGATTGCATTGAGCGACAAGTTTGTGAAGTTGGTGTCATGGTACGACAACGAATGGGGTTACAGTTCTCGTGTCGTTGACCTTATCGTTCACATGTCAAAGGCCTAA